The proteins below are encoded in one region of Thermococcus peptonophilus:
- the cyaB gene encoding class IV adenylate cyclase — MIEVELKGYASDEIFQRIREEFEFIRKEYHEDTYYQHPCRDFSETDEALRIRIRRFNGHFEAFMTYKGPKIDEHSKTRKEIEVPLSDPDKHAEILESLGFVEVLTVSKIREKYYVEKGIIIALDDVEGLGKFIEIEAMTERNEDVPQLIDKLRAILTELGVERFERRSYLELLLEKEGANGEA, encoded by the coding sequence GTGATAGAGGTAGAACTGAAGGGATATGCCAGTGATGAAATCTTCCAGAGGATACGTGAAGAGTTCGAGTTCATAAGAAAGGAGTACCACGAGGATACCTACTATCAGCATCCGTGCAGAGACTTTTCGGAGACCGACGAGGCACTCAGAATCAGAATAAGACGGTTTAACGGCCACTTTGAGGCTTTTATGACGTACAAGGGACCAAAAATTGACGAGCACTCAAAAACACGGAAGGAAATCGAAGTTCCGCTAAGCGATCCTGACAAACACGCCGAGATACTCGAAAGCCTTGGATTCGTGGAGGTTCTCACGGTTTCCAAGATTAGGGAGAAGTACTACGTCGAAAAGGGAATAATAATAGCCCTAGACGATGTTGAAGGACTTGGCAAGTTTATAGAGATAGAAGCGATGACGGAGAGGAATGAAGACGTTCCACAGCTTATAGACAAGTTGAGGGCTATACTAACAGAACTCGGCGTTGAGAGATTCGAACGCAGATCCTATCTGGAACTCCTGCTGGAGAAGGAGGGAGCAAATGGGGAAGCTTGA
- a CDS encoding archaemetzincin family Zn-dependent metalloprotease, with the protein MRVILIVPIGYIPEWLIKDVAEFVDSYYSQRGVPVKAGSPLSESLFLSAYHPFRRQFLGGAFLPMLSEIGRRAGALAAVGITKVDLYERGMNFVFGVASEKLRSAVVSIHRLRPEFYGKPSNDELLIERTVKEVMHELGHVFGLSHCPNVRCVMHFSNSVYDTDVKLPYYCPNCEQKLLQNLEVVL; encoded by the coding sequence GTGCGCGTGATACTCATAGTCCCCATTGGCTACATCCCCGAATGGCTCATAAAGGATGTGGCTGAATTCGTTGATTCCTACTACTCACAGAGGGGAGTTCCCGTTAAAGCCGGCAGTCCTTTAAGCGAGAGCCTGTTTCTCTCCGCATATCACCCGTTCAGGCGTCAGTTTCTCGGTGGCGCGTTTCTCCCCATGCTTTCCGAGATTGGAAGGAGGGCAGGAGCGCTGGCCGCAGTTGGAATCACAAAAGTTGACCTCTACGAAAGGGGTATGAACTTCGTTTTTGGGGTGGCAAGCGAAAAGCTGAGGAGTGCCGTTGTCTCAATCCACCGGCTGAGGCCTGAGTTCTATGGAAAGCCAAGCAACGACGAGCTCCTCATAGAGAGGACGGTAAAGGAAGTCATGCACGAGCTCGGCCACGTTTTTGGGCTTTCTCACTGTCCAAACGTCCGCTGTGTTATGCACTTCTCAAACTCGGTCTATGATACGGATGTCAAACTACCCTATTACTGTCCAAACTGTGAGCAAAAGCTCTTGCAGAACCTGGAGGTGGTTTTGTGA
- a CDS encoding lysyl aminopeptidase: protein MVDIELLKKIVEAPGVSGFEFLGIRNVVIEALKDYVDEIKVDKLGNVIAHKKGNGPKVMVAAHMDKIGLMVNHIDKEGYLHVVPIGGVDPRTLVAQRIRFFTDMGERYGVVGHIPPHIQKPEDRKKAADWDTIVVDVGADSKEEAEEMGFRVGTVGEFAPAFTKLSENRIATPYLDDRVCLYAMIEAARALENHEADIYFVASVQEEVGLRGARVASYTIDPEIGIAMDVTFAKQVGDKGKIVPKLGGGPVMDEVGPNIHPKVRRFADEVAKKYDIPLQVEASPRPTGTDANIMQINREGVATAVLSIPIRYMHSQVETADLRDIDLTIKFAKHFLEELKPMDLTP from the coding sequence ATGGTCGACATAGAGCTGCTCAAGAAGATAGTTGAAGCCCCTGGCGTTTCTGGATTTGAGTTCCTCGGCATAAGGAACGTGGTAATAGAAGCTTTGAAGGACTACGTGGATGAGATAAAGGTTGACAAGCTCGGCAACGTCATAGCCCACAAGAAGGGGAACGGGCCAAAGGTCATGGTCGCAGCTCACATGGACAAGATAGGTCTCATGGTAAACCACATCGACAAGGAGGGCTACCTCCACGTCGTCCCGATAGGAGGAGTTGACCCGAGGACGCTCGTGGCCCAGAGGATAAGGTTCTTCACCGATATGGGCGAGCGCTACGGCGTCGTCGGCCACATCCCACCACACATCCAGAAGCCGGAGGACAGGAAGAAGGCCGCCGACTGGGACACCATAGTGGTCGATGTCGGTGCAGACAGCAAGGAAGAGGCGGAGGAAATGGGCTTCCGCGTTGGAACCGTCGGAGAGTTCGCACCAGCCTTCACCAAGCTCAGCGAGAACAGGATAGCTACTCCCTATCTCGACGACCGCGTCTGTCTCTACGCCATGATCGAAGCTGCCAGGGCACTTGAGAACCACGAGGCGGACATCTACTTCGTTGCCTCAGTCCAGGAGGAAGTCGGCCTGAGGGGGGCTCGCGTCGCTTCCTACACCATAGACCCGGAGATCGGCATAGCGATGGACGTTACCTTCGCCAAGCAGGTTGGCGACAAGGGTAAGATCGTTCCAAAGCTCGGCGGCGGACCAGTTATGGACGAGGTCGGCCCGAACATCCACCCCAAGGTCAGGCGCTTCGCCGATGAGGTCGCCAAGAAGTACGACATCCCGCTCCAGGTCGAAGCTTCTCCGAGGCCGACCGGAACCGATGCCAACATAATGCAGATCAACAGGGAGGGCGTGGCAACGGCAGTCCTCAGCATACCGATAAGGTACATGCACAGCCAGGTCGAGACGGCCGATCTAAGGGACATCGACCTCACGATCAAGTTCGCCAAGCACTTCCTTGAGGAGCTCAAGCCGATGGATCTTACCCCGTGA
- the hjc gene encoding Holliday junction resolvase Hjc gives MRYRRGASAERELAKLLESKGFAVLRSAGSHKIDLVAGNGKEYLCIEVKSTRSRKLYLPIEDVEKLVEFAGRFGGRPVLAVKFVNVGWRFYDPDKLEHGEKSYKIDLEIPFMTLDGLLGKQRTLEGVL, from the coding sequence ATGAGGTACAGACGCGGCGCCAGTGCGGAGAGGGAGCTTGCAAAGCTTCTCGAGAGTAAGGGATTCGCAGTCCTCCGCTCAGCGGGGAGTCACAAAATAGACCTGGTGGCCGGAAATGGGAAGGAGTACCTCTGCATAGAGGTCAAGAGCACGAGAAGCAGAAAACTTTACCTTCCCATCGAGGACGTTGAAAAGCTTGTTGAGTTTGCGGGGCGTTTTGGCGGAAGGCCCGTACTCGCGGTCAAATTCGTGAACGTTGGATGGCGCTTTTATGACCCGGATAAATTGGAGCACGGGGAGAAGAGCTATAAAATCGACCTCGAAATACCCTTCATGACACTCGATGGGCTTTTGGGAAAACAGAGAACCCTTGAGGGGGTGCTGTAG
- a CDS encoding gamma carbonic anhydrase family protein → MPVYEIEGKKPKIHPTAFIDETASIIGDVVLEEKTSVWPSAVLRGDIEQIYIGCCSNVQDNVSIHTSHGLPTKIGKYVTIGHNAVVHGATVDDYTIIGMGAIILDGAKIGKHVIIGAGALVPPGKEIPDYSLVVGVPGKVVRQLSEEEIEWTKKNAEIYMELAEKHLKREKIE, encoded by the coding sequence ATGCCGGTTTACGAGATAGAGGGTAAAAAGCCCAAGATACACCCGACCGCTTTTATTGATGAAACAGCCTCAATAATCGGGGACGTCGTTCTTGAGGAGAAAACGAGTGTCTGGCCCTCAGCAGTTCTCCGCGGTGACATAGAGCAGATTTACATCGGCTGCTGCTCCAACGTCCAGGACAACGTCAGCATTCACACCTCTCACGGCCTTCCGACGAAGATAGGGAAGTACGTTACCATCGGCCACAACGCCGTCGTTCACGGTGCCACCGTTGACGACTACACGATAATTGGCATGGGCGCGATAATCCTCGACGGTGCGAAGATTGGAAAGCACGTCATAATCGGTGCAGGCGCTCTCGTCCCGCCGGGCAAGGAGATACCCGACTACAGCCTCGTCGTCGGCGTCCCTGGAAAGGTCGTCAGGCAGCTCAGCGAGGAGGAAATTGAGTGGACCAAGAAGAACGCCGAAATCTACATGGAGCTCGCTGAGAAGCACCTCAAGAGGGAGAAGATAGAGTGA
- the uppS gene encoding polyprenyl diphosphate synthase, with product MLYRMVSHIPHIIFKPVYDVYESYLLEKVKSGNIPKHVAIIMDGNRRWARKLEKPPWYGHLFGSKKLEEILEWCRELGIRTLTVYAFSTENFKRPKAEVDALMNLFEEKFKELVRDERVHRYGIRVNVLGRKDMLPENVRKAAEEAEKATRKYSNYTLNIALAYGGRSEITDAVRDIVKDALEGKIKPEDIDEETIKRYLYYPNMPDPDIVIRTGGEVRISNFLLYQIAYSELFFVDVYFPEFRKIDFLRIIREFQKRQRRFGR from the coding sequence ATGCTCTACCGGATGGTTTCCCACATCCCTCACATTATTTTTAAGCCAGTCTATGACGTTTATGAAAGCTACCTCCTAGAGAAGGTTAAATCCGGGAATATCCCAAAGCACGTTGCCATAATAATGGACGGCAACAGGAGATGGGCCAGGAAACTCGAAAAGCCCCCCTGGTACGGCCATCTGTTTGGCTCAAAGAAGCTCGAGGAAATTCTCGAGTGGTGCAGGGAGCTTGGGATAAGGACGCTCACTGTCTATGCCTTCTCAACCGAGAACTTCAAGCGCCCGAAGGCGGAAGTGGATGCCCTCATGAACCTCTTTGAGGAGAAGTTTAAGGAGCTCGTTCGGGACGAGAGGGTTCACCGCTACGGCATCAGGGTGAACGTCCTCGGCAGGAAGGACATGCTTCCCGAAAACGTGAGAAAGGCCGCCGAAGAGGCAGAGAAAGCAACGAGAAAGTACTCGAACTACACCCTAAACATAGCCCTCGCCTACGGTGGCAGAAGCGAGATAACGGATGCCGTTAGGGATATAGTTAAGGATGCCCTTGAGGGAAAGATTAAGCCGGAGGACATCGATGAGGAGACAATAAAACGCTACCTTTACTATCCCAACATGCCCGACCCCGACATCGTCATCAGGACTGGGGGAGAGGTGAGAATAAGCAACTTCCTCCTCTATCAGATTGCCTACAGCGAGCTCTTCTTCGTTGATGTGTACTTCCCCGAGTTCAGGAAGATAGACTTCCTCAGGATAATCCGCGAGTTCCAGAAGAGACAGCGGCGCTTTGGAAGGTAG
- a CDS encoding TBP-interacting protein: MYAELSPGTKKVYTQVRYLDDYHWEIEGSTITGIHKKSNVKVVIDVAKNREEADSLAGKDVNGIHIVAIPDNGVFYIKNGSFVLTYRYLKATLADINDHIVWSGFKVVEDNGKLVQEDVYEYLGAALVNHIKNNALAGQDYIFWQFYKCEECGKYVDIENLEAHLREHGIKLHEKSEEHYEVFELNFREGRVFDKFGEEVPLDRFSSEAREFIKEVLSGKSPEG, from the coding sequence ATGTACGCTGAGCTGAGTCCAGGAACCAAGAAGGTGTACACGCAGGTTCGCTATCTCGACGACTACCACTGGGAGATAGAGGGGAGCACGATAACCGGAATTCACAAGAAGAGCAACGTTAAAGTAGTCATAGATGTCGCAAAGAACAGGGAGGAGGCAGACTCACTCGCAGGAAAGGACGTCAATGGAATTCACATCGTGGCTATTCCAGACAACGGAGTTTTCTACATCAAGAACGGCAGCTTTGTCCTAACATACCGCTACCTCAAGGCCACTCTCGCTGATATAAACGACCACATAGTCTGGAGCGGCTTTAAGGTCGTTGAAGATAACGGGAAGCTCGTCCAGGAGGACGTTTATGAATACTTGGGCGCCGCGCTTGTGAACCACATAAAGAACAACGCCCTCGCCGGTCAGGACTACATCTTCTGGCAGTTCTACAAGTGCGAAGAGTGCGGAAAGTACGTTGACATCGAGAACCTTGAGGCCCACCTCAGGGAACACGGCATCAAGCTCCACGAGAAGAGCGAGGAACACTACGAGGTCTTCGAGCTGAACTTCAGGGAGGGCAGGGTCTTCGACAAGTTCGGTGAGGAAGTGCCGCTGGATAGGTTCAGCAGCGAGGCTAGGGAGTTCATAAAGGAAGTCCTGTCAGGAAAATCACCGGAGGGGTGA
- a CDS encoding threonine--tRNA ligase translates to MRMLLIHSDYLEYEVKDKALKNPEPISDEQKKGRLDEVLAVFISVEKVDETNPDEVVEKAVKEIEDVASQVKAERIFVYPFAHLSSELAKPDVALEVLRKIEEKLKERGFEVKRAPFGYYKAFKLSCKGHPLAELSRTIVPEEAVSKEERNIALEKEEKELKSYWYILTPEGELIDVDKFDFTSHENLKKFVNYEIAKNRVADREPPHVRLMLEQELVDYEPGSDAGNLRYYPKGRLIKSLLEQYVTEKVIEYGAMEVETPIMYDFEHPALEKYLNRFPARQYVVKSGDKKFFLRFAACFGQFLIKKDATISYRNLPLRMYELTRYSFRREKSGELSGLRRLRAFTMPDMHTVARDLQQAMDEFKKQYKLSMEVLKGVGLTPDDYEVAIRFTRDFWEQNRDFIVELAKIIGKPVLIEMWDQRFFYFILKFEFNFVDNLDKAAALSTVQIDVENAERFGITYYDEEGKERTPLILHCSPSGAIERVMYAILEKQAKLQAKGIKPMYPLWLSPIQVRVIPVSDEVMDYALYVAGKLEGAKIRVDVDDTGDRLNKKIRKAEKEWIPYIVVVGRNEKEQNTVTVRRRSDGKQIEMQLEDLIKEIKRQTEGFPYKPRPLPLLLSRRPKFRG, encoded by the coding sequence ATGAGAATGCTTCTGATACACTCGGACTACCTCGAGTACGAGGTCAAAGACAAGGCCCTGAAGAACCCCGAACCTATAAGCGACGAGCAGAAGAAGGGAAGGCTCGACGAGGTTCTGGCGGTCTTTATCAGCGTTGAGAAGGTTGATGAGACAAACCCCGACGAAGTTGTCGAGAAGGCCGTTAAGGAGATAGAGGACGTCGCTTCCCAGGTTAAGGCTGAAAGGATATTCGTTTACCCCTTCGCCCACCTCAGCAGTGAGCTTGCCAAGCCCGACGTTGCCCTCGAAGTTCTCCGCAAGATTGAGGAGAAGCTGAAGGAGAGAGGCTTTGAGGTAAAGCGCGCCCCCTTCGGATACTACAAGGCCTTCAAGTTAAGCTGTAAGGGCCACCCGCTGGCTGAGCTCAGCAGGACGATAGTCCCGGAAGAAGCCGTCTCCAAGGAGGAGCGCAACATCGCCCTCGAAAAGGAGGAGAAAGAGCTCAAGAGCTACTGGTACATCCTCACGCCCGAAGGCGAGCTGATTGACGTTGACAAGTTCGATTTTACCAGTCACGAGAACCTGAAGAAGTTCGTGAACTACGAGATAGCCAAGAACAGGGTCGCGGATAGGGAGCCGCCCCACGTCAGGCTCATGCTTGAGCAGGAGCTCGTTGACTACGAGCCGGGAAGCGACGCCGGAAACCTCCGCTACTATCCAAAGGGCAGGCTCATCAAGTCTCTCCTGGAACAGTACGTCACCGAGAAGGTCATCGAGTATGGAGCTATGGAAGTCGAGACACCCATCATGTACGACTTCGAGCACCCAGCGCTTGAGAAGTACCTGAACCGCTTCCCTGCCAGGCAGTACGTAGTCAAGAGCGGCGATAAGAAGTTCTTCCTCAGGTTCGCGGCATGCTTCGGCCAGTTCCTCATAAAGAAGGACGCCACCATAAGCTACCGCAACCTCCCGCTGAGGATGTACGAGCTTACAAGGTACTCCTTCAGGCGCGAGAAGAGCGGTGAGCTTTCTGGCCTTAGAAGGCTCAGGGCTTTCACGATGCCGGATATGCACACGGTAGCGAGGGATCTCCAGCAGGCGATGGACGAGTTCAAGAAGCAGTACAAGCTCAGCATGGAAGTCCTCAAGGGAGTTGGACTTACTCCAGATGACTATGAGGTTGCCATAAGGTTCACGCGCGACTTCTGGGAGCAGAACAGGGACTTCATCGTCGAGCTGGCGAAGATCATCGGAAAGCCCGTCCTCATTGAGATGTGGGACCAGAGGTTCTTCTACTTCATCCTCAAGTTCGAGTTCAACTTCGTTGACAACCTCGACAAGGCGGCCGCTCTCAGCACAGTCCAGATCGACGTGGAAAATGCGGAGCGCTTTGGAATAACCTACTACGATGAGGAGGGCAAGGAGAGAACCCCGCTCATACTGCACTGCTCTCCGAGCGGTGCAATCGAGAGGGTCATGTATGCTATCCTCGAGAAGCAGGCCAAGCTCCAGGCGAAGGGAATAAAGCCGATGTACCCGCTCTGGCTCAGCCCGATACAGGTCAGGGTCATCCCTGTCAGCGACGAGGTAATGGATTATGCGCTCTACGTTGCTGGAAAGCTTGAGGGCGCTAAGATAAGGGTTGACGTTGATGACACAGGCGACAGGCTCAACAAGAAGATCAGGAAGGCGGAGAAGGAGTGGATTCCGTACATCGTCGTCGTTGGAAGGAACGAGAAGGAACAGAACACCGTTACCGTCCGGAGGAGAAGCGATGGAAAGCAGATTGAGATGCAGCTCGAAGACCTGATCAAGGAGATAAAGAGGCAGACAGAGGGATTCCCGTACAAGCCGAGGCCCCTACCGCTGCTCCTCAGCAGGAGGCCGAAGTTCAGGGGTTGA
- a CDS encoding exosome complex RNA-binding protein Csl4 has translation MDEKKTVKNGDLVLPGDYLGVIEEFLPGEGVREENGELYATRAGKVRIDPEKMEISVEPVTDVPPLPRVGDVVIGRVVEVKPQAVIVQIIGIEGRENDREIATSKLAGIHISEVKGGFVEDITKEFKIGDVIRARVIANEKSPIQLSTNGSDLGVVYALCSRCRTPLIRRGDKLICPRCGNVETRKLSSLYRKLKVSL, from the coding sequence ATGGATGAGAAAAAGACCGTGAAGAACGGTGACCTCGTACTGCCTGGGGATTACCTTGGTGTCATAGAGGAGTTCCTTCCGGGAGAGGGTGTCAGAGAGGAGAACGGTGAGCTTTACGCTACCAGAGCCGGTAAAGTAAGGATAGACCCCGAAAAAATGGAGATAAGCGTTGAACCCGTAACCGACGTCCCGCCGCTTCCCAGGGTTGGAGACGTGGTTATAGGTAGGGTCGTTGAGGTGAAGCCTCAGGCCGTAATAGTTCAGATCATCGGCATTGAAGGCAGGGAGAACGACAGGGAGATAGCAACTTCAAAGCTGGCCGGGATACACATCTCCGAGGTGAAGGGAGGCTTCGTTGAGGATATTACAAAGGAATTCAAGATTGGGGACGTGATAAGAGCGAGGGTAATAGCCAACGAGAAGAGTCCGATACAGCTAAGCACGAATGGATCCGACCTCGGTGTCGTCTACGCCCTCTGTTCCCGCTGCAGGACGCCGCTGATAAGGCGCGGTGATAAGCTTATCTGCCCGCGCTGTGGGAACGTCGAGACTAGAAAGCTGTCATCACTGTATAGAAAGCTGAAGGTGTCTTTATGA
- a CDS encoding DUF2067 family protein: MRAKRVITIHVRDDREKEEFMRELQRLRLPAFIYVHGKLDSLKINVQGTKDEIRDAIQKIREIHTRVRAKLYPDRRGLYRYKVDDLLREAGTSVSTPIIVKTLELVGEKVELRDDEIVTSMPWEEAVEVTSRLGEALAEIALQTTRQIREVALPVAIAYDLDPEEVLERLVELGLAEWKEDKFKYELVKNKEQALEELLKALEGDADED, from the coding sequence ATGAGGGCCAAGAGAGTTATAACAATCCACGTTAGGGACGACAGGGAGAAGGAGGAGTTCATGAGGGAGCTCCAGAGGCTCCGTCTTCCAGCGTTCATCTACGTTCACGGTAAGCTGGACTCGCTCAAGATAAACGTCCAGGGCACTAAGGACGAGATTAGAGATGCCATTCAGAAGATACGGGAAATCCACACGAGAGTTAGGGCAAAGCTCTATCCCGACAGAAGGGGTCTCTACCGCTACAAGGTGGACGACCTGCTCCGGGAAGCTGGAACCAGCGTTTCGACTCCGATAATCGTTAAAACCCTTGAACTCGTGGGAGAGAAGGTTGAGCTAAGAGACGACGAGATTGTTACATCAATGCCCTGGGAGGAAGCTGTGGAAGTAACTTCCCGCCTCGGGGAGGCTTTGGCGGAAATAGCCCTTCAGACGACCAGGCAGATAAGGGAGGTTGCCCTGCCCGTTGCAATAGCCTACGACCTTGACCCGGAGGAAGTCCTTGAGAGGCTCGTTGAGCTGGGTCTGGCCGAGTGGAAGGAAGATAAGTTTAAATACGAACTCGTGAAGAACAAGGAGCAGGCGCTGGAAGAGTTGTTGAAAGCCCTTGAAGGTGATGCGGATGAGGATTGA
- a CDS encoding DNA-directed RNA polymerase subunit L, which yields MRIEIIRREGNLLEFYLEGEDHTFANLLTETLHENEHVTFAGYAIEHPITMARKPRFKVVTDGKITPEKALEEAAQKIFDRAREVLEAWKAAIE from the coding sequence ATGAGGATTGAGATCATAAGGCGTGAAGGGAACCTCCTTGAGTTCTATCTTGAGGGAGAGGACCACACCTTTGCCAACCTGCTCACTGAAACCCTCCACGAGAACGAGCACGTGACGTTTGCTGGATATGCCATCGAGCATCCGATAACGATGGCCAGGAAGCCGCGCTTTAAGGTCGTTACCGACGGAAAAATAACCCCCGAGAAGGCCCTCGAAGAGGCGGCGCAGAAGATATTCGACAGGGCCAGAGAAGTCCTTGAGGCCTGGAAAGCAGCCATAGAGTGA
- a CDS encoding ribonuclease III family protein: protein MELISYTRDFTDKGLAKLGDSLINLVFSLALSEYLGRPTGERVPNASLAIALEMAGLRHIIPPRTDKHGKGDIAEALFAYAWLEKKITIEEAVEILSQNLNDDVTHFTRKKETIGKAFAVLYEEIGKRLGLKD, encoded by the coding sequence ATGGAGTTGATCTCCTACACGAGGGACTTCACCGATAAGGGGCTCGCCAAGCTCGGCGACTCCCTCATCAACCTCGTCTTTTCTCTTGCCTTAAGTGAGTACCTTGGCAGACCCACGGGGGAGAGGGTTCCAAACGCATCTCTCGCCATCGCACTTGAGATGGCTGGGCTTAGGCACATCATACCCCCCAGAACGGACAAACACGGCAAGGGGGACATAGCCGAGGCCCTCTTTGCCTACGCCTGGCTGGAGAAGAAGATAACAATCGAGGAGGCAGTTGAGATACTCAGTCAGAACCTCAATGATGACGTCACACACTTCACGAGAAAGAAGGAGACAATAGGAAAGGCCTTTGCCGTTCTGTACGAGGAGATAGGAAAGAGGCTTGGACTCAAAGACTGA
- a CDS encoding sugar phosphate isomerase/epimerase family protein has translation MEIGVTIYPHFITKDKSLASILAEIKIKDYDFVSLFPHTLGLIKNGVVVEKNLRSLETTLKGVGINYILRMPTSMNLRDHVYHSRHFRVARAVADVAIKLGAKVIVMQSGKTGRLDLEIEAIQSLADMLKPFDIKIALENTFSVKDTLYVVDNVDRDNVGFALDVAHAFLSAQGNEEKLLDDVKLGTDKTVILMVHDNFGKLFPQVEPEDALAYGVGDLHLLPGEGKIPFGKVLKLFGDVPILLKVKDPEKFQKIPTKQGLIDLLLSL, from the coding sequence GTGGAGATAGGAGTAACGATCTATCCACATTTCATCACAAAGGACAAGAGCCTCGCATCAATTCTAGCGGAAATCAAAATCAAGGACTACGACTTCGTTTCACTGTTCCCCCACACTCTGGGCCTGATAAAGAACGGTGTTGTGGTTGAGAAGAACCTCCGCAGCCTTGAAACCACTCTCAAGGGTGTGGGGATAAACTATATCCTCAGAATGCCGACCTCAATGAACCTGAGGGACCACGTCTACCACAGCAGGCACTTCAGGGTGGCGAGGGCCGTCGCCGACGTTGCCATAAAGCTCGGTGCAAAGGTCATAGTCATGCAGAGCGGAAAGACAGGAAGGCTGGACCTCGAAATAGAAGCCATCCAGAGCCTCGCCGACATGCTGAAGCCCTTCGACATCAAGATAGCCCTTGAGAACACCTTCAGCGTCAAGGACACGCTCTACGTCGTGGACAACGTGGACAGGGACAACGTCGGCTTCGCCCTTGATGTTGCCCACGCCTTCCTGAGCGCCCAGGGCAACGAGGAGAAGCTCCTCGACGACGTAAAGCTCGGAACGGACAAGACGGTAATCCTCATGGTGCACGACAACTTCGGAAAGCTCTTCCCGCAGGTCGAGCCAGAGGATGCCCTAGCATACGGAGTTGGCGACCTCCACCTCCTCCCGGGAGAGGGCAAGATACCCTTCGGAAAGGTTCTGAAGCTCTTCGGCGACGTGCCGATACTCCTCAAGGTCAAAGACCCCGAGAAGTTCCAGAAAATACCGACGAAGCAGGGCCTTATAGACCTGCTCCTCAGTCTTTGA
- the sppA gene encoding signal peptide peptidase SppA, with amino-acid sequence MDDRIWKYISAVLILLLALSVVSIAVLYYQVNPPAVSGNQTGPVVETPANFTLVCGGFNATETEVAELRDQIAFLQGLVSPKQSGSTIAVVPIFGIIDEYTALQVIPLLRNLAMNESIGGVLLWIESPGGVVGPVMSIYSEVKKLALLKPVVAYTGGLMASGGYYIAVGAQKIVASPLAEVGSIGVIYVHYDLEKNYEMNGIKVNVFKTGEHKDMGAEWRDLTPEERKKIAEMINTYFQAFLNAVSEGRNMTVDEVKNFSTGETWFAKNVTGTLVDELGGMDTAINVLEKLMNVSGAKVVVYKNLETPEEFGVYGSTSLYLDPRYLTPLVGGG; translated from the coding sequence ATGGACGACAGGATATGGAAATACATCTCAGCAGTTCTGATCCTCCTGCTGGCCCTTTCTGTTGTAAGCATCGCCGTGCTATACTATCAGGTCAATCCGCCCGCAGTTTCTGGTAATCAAACTGGACCCGTTGTTGAAACCCCAGCAAACTTCACGCTCGTGTGTGGTGGCTTCAACGCCACTGAAACTGAAGTTGCCGAACTCAGAGATCAGATTGCATTCCTTCAGGGGCTTGTTTCACCAAAGCAGAGTGGCTCAACTATAGCCGTGGTTCCGATATTTGGAATCATAGACGAGTACACTGCCCTTCAGGTCATCCCGCTTTTGAGGAACCTGGCCATGAACGAATCCATCGGGGGCGTTCTTCTCTGGATTGAAAGTCCCGGTGGTGTAGTCGGACCCGTTATGAGCATCTACTCTGAGGTTAAAAAGCTGGCCCTCCTCAAGCCCGTTGTTGCATATACCGGAGGCCTCATGGCCTCTGGCGGCTATTACATAGCCGTCGGTGCCCAGAAGATAGTGGCCAGTCCGCTTGCTGAGGTTGGGAGCATCGGCGTTATCTACGTCCACTACGACCTAGAGAAGAACTACGAGATGAACGGGATAAAGGTGAACGTCTTCAAGACCGGCGAGCACAAGGACATGGGGGCTGAGTGGAGGGATTTGACGCCCGAGGAGCGGAAGAAGATAGCGGAGATGATAAACACGTACTTCCAAGCGTTTCTAAATGCTGTAAGCGAGGGGCGCAACATGACCGTTGATGAAGTCAAAAACTTCTCAACTGGAGAAACGTGGTTCGCCAAGAACGTTACTGGGACCCTGGTTGATGAGCTTGGGGGTATGGACACTGCCATAAACGTCCTCGAAAAGTTAATGAACGTTAGCGGCGCAAAGGTTGTGGTGTACAAAAATCTGGAGACTCCTGAGGAGTTTGGGGTCTATGGAAGCACCTCCCTATACCTTGACCCGCGCTATCTCACTCCCCTAGTTGGGGGTGGTTGA